In Aricia agestis chromosome 13, ilAriAges1.1, whole genome shotgun sequence, the genomic window aatttagcgcccctagaggatggcgcccgtgtgcattgcacacattgcacaaatggtagcgggggccctggtgTTCAGCATGTTCGTGTGAAATATCATTTGAATGAAAGAGATAGTGCAGTTGGTAGAAAGTAAAACAagtggccaagtgcgagttagactcgcgcacgaagggttccgtaccattatagagcaaaaatagtaaaaaaatgtgatttttgtatgggagcccccctttaattatttattttatttcaattttattattaattatcaaagttTAAATACAGCTGGGTATTTTCTAAACATTTCAGGTGCCAATCTTTTGTCagcattgataccgagcaaaaaaaggttaaaaaaaatcacgtttgttgtatgggagccccccttaaatatttaatttattttgtttttagtatgtgttattatatcggcaacagaaatacataatctgtaaaaatttcaactctctagctattaccgttcttgagttccagcctggagacagatggacagatggacagacggacagacgggcagacggacagaaggacagaaggacagaaggacagaaggacagaaggacagaaggacagaaggacagaaggacagaaggacagaaggacagaaggacagaaggacagaaggacagaaggacagacggacagacggacagacatcgaagtctcagtaatagggtcccgtttttaccctttgggtacggaaccctaaaaatgagtcGTTGAATATAGGTAAGGTGCTCATCCGACTTCGAAAACTCAGAAAGAAAAGATTCGAAGTTTAAAATTGATGAGATCGCTAGAGTAAACTGTCCCTATGGACGTCAGCAGAACACACAAAGTAAGATTAATAACTTATATCATAAATCTTCAGGTACAGGCAGATGCAAAACTCTCACAACTCCGCCATGTTGGACAATCGAGCACAAAATACGTTaagagttttaaaatattttattgaaaaatagattttacagaataaacttatactatgaaaataatctaGTATTAACATTATTCATAGATATGCGTATTTAATGCTAATTCTTTGTTTTAACCAAAATACACTTTTTTACCAAGTAAATTTTACACAATATGTCTACTAATTTtctagttaaatatttaactaatAGAATCCAACACACATAAAACATTTCTAAATAACAGCACAAATGCAAAATAACTGACTATACAATTCAAAATTACACTCtggaaatatgatattataacaTGACTTGCTCTCGACAAAGCTTTAATTAGGTACAAAGGATTATATTCAAGTCAGAATTTCACGTCAAAAACATTTCGTTTCagggaatattattattttatattgtgtttttatcgCATTATGTTATGCGAATTTAACGTTTTGAACCGAAGAAATTAATTCTACGCAAAAATTTCCCAATTTAATacataatgttaaaattaaaattaattattcttcCTCGTTCCTTTATTTTTCACATTTCGGCATCTTGGAGAGACTTTAATGCtagataataaaaaatgaaatttggacttaattaatttatgtaaaCGAGTTAAAATTGGGAGCACGTTTGATGAAGCAATTTTTGATGTTACTTTTTTATAGGACTTGAAAGCAACTAAATGattttggatatatttttttttcttcaatatCATAGGGCAGAAATAATAAACAACGACAAGAGACCTTAATGCTATTTAATTCACAAAacaaagtataatttcgacTTTCGAGACAATTTTATTCGCGACTGTACCCGATAAAATGCTTTTAGGCACGATTCATTTGAGAACTCTATTTACATGTCGTGTACATCATctcctaaaatatatttacgattacgataatataattacttacaaatatatattttgagctaattgatatattattatgttgatattCGAAGACGTAAGTGattgaagtgggtaactaacaatttgagaATTGACACTTTTGTGCATAAAAGGAAGCTTTAGGACTTAGAAAATgttcttaaataaaaaattgtggaTATAACCTTATTTAAGTAGCTAGATGATGTTGTAGGTAACTTAaaaagtttgttcaaattatatacatttttaataatttatcccctataattattaatttttcgtatgttataaaatgtaaggTATCCACTtcttccacttacgtcttcattcAATACAATAGGATTATATAAGATATAGGCTACCTTTTTCAATGAATTAACCGGTTCTCGTGGCTTAATGCGCGTGGCTTTAAAAATTCCTTGGTACCTCTTAATTTTCAACATAAcgaatatattaattatgtgCTTCGCTCTCTGCGATCAACGCGACAAGCGACCGCGGCGacctaaaaaattcaaataaaatgccaccttatgacctaggctataggtttcattttcctCTTTGCtattacaaagcagcggcggcatgaaCGGCGGTAgaaataaagtggcattttatttgaattcttGTCGTTCGCGGTCGCTTAGAGCATGTGTTCATATTGATTAGTGTGAatgcaggtgattagtgattaggagaaaatatagaacttgcactaatcagtcgctgtccacacatACTTTTTCCTGATTACTAATCGCCTGCACTAATCACttgcacttatcactaattaAAGTGAATACAGCAAAGATCGGAATGTCACTTTTACTAACAAAAATATCCAAGTTTCGCTGATTTTGTTTGTCATGTGACGTTTACTATGTTCCAGACAATGGAAAGcatcaaatatttttagtagTAGGAAAGGTGGTTATTACTAAACTTTAAACTTAACTAACTTACAAACAAGATAGTTACATTCAATATGTAGTGGCAggatattatcattataatgtCATATTTGGCATTattaaggttcactcggcgtaactgggcggtagcggtcattgactccctgtcaaaaacttgtcattttctatataaaccgcgattgacaataaggtgtcagatgttgtcaatcgcggctttgtatagaaaatgacaagtttttgacagggagacaatgaccgctaccgcccagttacgccgagtgaaccttagttTAATAGTATGCCAGAAGATTATCTGACCTTAATAATAAGTAGTAAATTGTACTAATTAATAGGCTTTAAGTGCGATTTTAGAGTCCACGGATttcatacagggtgtaacaaaataaagtttacgtgggagagccatgcttcggcacgaatgggccggctcgaccggagaaataccacgttgtcacagaaaaccggcgtgaaacagcgcttgcgctgtgtttcgccgagtgagtgtgtttaccggaggcccaattcccttccctatcctcccctattcccttcccttcccatttctaccctcccttattatcctattccctcttaaaaggccggcaacgcacctgcagctcttctgatgctgcgagtgtccatgggcgacggaagttgctttccattaggtgacccgtttgcccccttatttaataaaaaaaaggaataatactttaggatgtgtatgaatcccctgtatattataaagttcattgtcaaagtagcagcactgaaagagtaacttttttttaaacttttgtgtTAACATTGGCATGTGTGTTCaagaaataatttgtaaaacaaTTTGATCACGCTATTCGCAAAGAACTTGACATTATTTAAGTATGGATATCCaaacattatttaagtatagatATGTAACATCTTTAGCAACCTGGATATTTTAtccaaaaaaatatcatttaatttcattcatttcatttcatttcaaacGTTAAAACAAACCATGGTGTGCGTAGGCAAATCCGCATGGTACTAAAAACGCACTTAAAGTCAATATTCAAAGAGAAAAGTCTACCAGTATTTCAAGTATCTTTTATCTGTAACAAGATGAAGAGAGAAGAATAGGCTAAGAAGCTAAGATTTCTAATAAACATTTTAGCCTTAGAAAttattttgattgaaaataaaattgggACTACGTAAGTTTGATTTTCATGTGCAATTTTAATGCAGGAGaggttaaaattgtttttttttttaaatcatcgggcaaatgagcaaacgcaacgctgatggaaagcaactaccgtcgcccatggacactcgcaacatcagaagggctgcaggtgcgttgtcttttaagagggaatatgctcCCTTGAAGGTTTGAATTTTTAAGgctaaaatattaaaaggtCTACAGATATATACGATAGGACGAATTCGACAgggctaaaatattttaaaatatctacgaagtttaaaatattaagatgCACAATACAGTTCCAAAAATGATTaggacttttttttaaatgagccaaTGAGCATTTAGTTACTAGTATCACACTTACCTGAATTAATGCTCTTAACTTTGAGTTACCAGTAGCAATAaatttaagggcctgtttcactacttagCTTCCTGataagttaagtggtggataactgataggctatccactacttgacttgacagatagagtatggagaatctgtcaaaaaagttatagATAGCCTATCaggtactttatcagaaagtggtagaACAGGTCCTAAGTTTACTTGACTTTGTCTGacacattggaaaagtcacacTCACATGACAGACAAAGATATCAGACCTTGCATAGTAGGTAAATATCTTTGTTAACATAATAGAATGAAtagtttttaagtaataatGGTTATGGGGTACTGTTTTGTGCATCTATTCTAGGACAtgcatttaattgaaaaaattcttagggcctgtttcaccacttcctgataagtgacgaataggctatccaccaattaacttgacagatcaagtatggagaatctgtcaaaaaagttgtaaatagcctattcggcactttatcagaaagtggtgaaacaggccctttatTTCGTATCGATATTTCAATACTTTTGTCATTGTTGCATCCAAATCtgggtataataaaatattgttttcagaatttatagaagaaaatatattatcttggTATAGCAAAGGCAGAAGAAAGAAGAAATATTGGATGGAAAGGAAAAAAGATTTTCTACTGATTTGAAAGAGTAGGTAATGGACGAATTTAGTTTCAACAAGTTTAGCTACATTAAGTACAACAATACTAATTGATATTGGAAATGAGAATTCACATCAAAACGTCTACAGGCGACGACAAAATACAATTCGAGCATTGACCTCTATCGTCCGTCTCAATTTCTCACACGCTAAAGTAGTGTCATCTCTTTTGCGGCGTCAATGACCGAATTGGCAATACTTTTCTCATCGCCtctacatattaaaataaaattggtccTTCAAGTCTCTAAGGCTTTAATCGCTATACATTGGTGATAGTCAAACGCCTCGGGCTCTTCGGTCTGTTGACGTTCGTCATGGATCCCCTCACGTGGACCTGGACTGAGGTGGGGGGAGTGTCCACGGATGAATGTAGACTTGCGGCTCTGGACTGTCGGGGGGAGGGGCAGACGCCCAGGGCCACAGCGCTGTGAAGGCTCGCAGCCCTGGAGGAGCGGGAGGTATGCGGGCCGTGCTCTGATGGAGTGCTCAGAGCTGGTAGATCAGCAGCAGACCGAGACCTCCTGGGTGGGCTCTCTGGTATCAGCGCCATGCTGCCTACGAACACGGAGTTCTGGAACAACCATTATTttcaaccgacttcaaaaaaaggagcttagcaattcgacccgtatgtatgtaaattCCAGAGCTGCCCAGGCTATTCGTTTATGTTAATCTATATATTAGCGTCTGAACGAATGtgacaaatttcaaaagtgtctGGTTttatatgtttgtgttcgcatatcttcgGAACTGAAGGTCCGATTTgggtgattctttttttgttgtatgtaAAAACAAGTTAAACAATACCAAGTATACCAGGTATTGTTTAACTTAGGGATCACTCACTGCAGGTTCAATCAAAAGTTcggtagtttttgagatagggaattttaattcttaattattattgcgtATAATTTTGGATTcggttttatgtttttaaaatattattactggTTTCGTTCCTAAGTTCGATGAGTGAAAGAGATAGGGATGTTACCTGCCGCGGTCGATGAGATAGGTACCCACACGGCTGGTAGGCGGGGAAAGAGACGCCGCAGTCGTACGAGACGCAGCCGCGGGAAAGAGATGCACGATGCTGCGTAACAAACAAGAAAAATTAATGTCTTACGCACACAGTGGTTTTacattactaattacttttatgaaaattatgGCGTACACTCTATACATGTCTgtaaaaatattcacaaaattaaaGCAAAGTAATCATTAGGGCTGGCCGTATACGTATACGTTTTCCTTGTGCGATTTCAGAATCTAAATCATGACCGCGACCGCGACATTGTCGTAGAGAGCTCTACCAATTACTTTTTAGAACATACACGCGTATGTCACCCCAACCGGACTCGGAAGGGGAGAGGGACGGTCCTCTTTTaagcaataacattaataacttgagctcatctaccgcgataactcgtacgcagctagtttgtgctaccgcgcgcgagcagcctcactcgtctgagagtgagtaaggggtcggaccccttaagagcaggggggacccgtgtccctacgtcagataaaaatagcttattttcgtaaCTCTTTTCAATATTGCCCgactagaatgtcacacgtgtgactttaggggagggggccaggcccccctcattgtttatttccaaaccaactagcaacagactagttatagccacgattaaactaccatggtcttaaccagaccagtagcttagaccctttcgaaaaaaaaaatgtgcgaTTTCAGAAtttgttttccgtattcggaaatcctAATGAATGAAATATGTAGAAAATAACTAAGTAACCTTTATGCCGGCCGCATACGTACGTTTTCCGTATGCGATTAcggaattcgttttccgtagtcataaatccgaatgcatggaatcagtagaacaTACAGTTACTCCCGCACAAGTTAGTTTTTCTTCGTACGGAACGAATTCTGCAagtacgtttcaagtgcaagccggcgcgttggcgcgtgaaaaaaatatttatgaacgATGCGCTGggcttttttttaaacgggttttggcccaccacacaatTCCCACTACTGTATCGCCTGGgtcaccaggatcgacagcggtatctaaccacgaaaaccctttgatatgatctcagggagcccgagggacatgctaaagctgtcttgggacccgcaacgaaattaatcagaagaaaaaagGAGCCgcaggaagaattccagatacGCTCCcgatataaagcgggagacaccagaaagttgcagtgaccgaaagtcaaagaactgaaggggaagcaccacgggaataaacgtttataataaaagtgactactacgctagagctaaattaatttattgtgttagactgttgccaataataacgcctccgtggtctagtggtatagagcgcggctcttgactcggaggtcgtgggttcgattcccgcgttggaaacatgttatttccaagtttggttaggacaatgcaggctgatcacctgattgtctgacaagtaagatgatccatgcgtcggatgggcatgtaaaaagtcggtcctgcgcctgatctctcgccagtcgtgtcggtcttccgtcccactgggttatgagagtaaaggaatagagagtgctcttgtgtactgcgcacacacttgggcactataaaaattactcctgcgtagctggcctggtttcaatgaaaccggccaccgtcaccgaaaccggtgtgggagctattattattataatattgtggcaaaaacgcttgaaggcacagAAGTTCCTACTTCCTAGCGCTGTCTACGACATCACCGTAGTATGGGACTCCATGTACAGAAAAGGTTCTTTAGGATTATAGTTCTGTCGTcttgccagagactgcactcccagagaacatgatgagcggtttgttcaaacatgttgcgcTGGGCTTATggaattccgaatacggaaaaccaattcggaaatcgaatacggaaaacgtgcgtTGCGGCCAGCCTAAATGTCAAGTGCTGCCTTGAATTTGTCAAGACTTTGTTAGCATACATAAAGTCTCTTGCAACAGTTGTAATACCATGGATATTTGGATGAATTAAACCTTATAGCCATCGGATAAGATCGAAAATGTCTTGTACACTCACATGGGACGCTACAGACACAGCGTTGTCAGTGATGGCACAGCTCTGCCGGTGCTGCTGCTGGAACTTCGGCTGATAAGGCTCAAGCATTCTAGAACAAAGTATACGCTTTAGGAAACACTTTGATACAAAGATCTTAATgtgacaaaaattttaatataaatttttaatataaccTTATGACCTAGCCTATAGGGATTATTTTCCACCGAAATTGGTCTGCTCCACCCATGCCTCACTGCTTTGTAGTGTCGTAgggcaaaatgaaacctatagcgtagatcataaagtggcattttatttgatttttttgggtAGCAGTCGCTTGCCGCGTTGATCGGAATCGGaactgtcataatattattacgttcACTGTGCTCATATGTAGCATCTACCATgcagaaaatattattagtttcactaaatgacgcccgcaactccgtttttttttatgaaataagggggcaagcgagcaaacgggtcacctgatggaaagcaacttccgtcgcccatggacactcgcagcatcagaagagctgcaggtgcgttgccggccttttaagagggaatagggtaataggggagggtagagatgggaagggaagggaataggggagggtagggaagggaatagggtaggggattgggcctccggtaaactcactcactcggcga contains:
- the LOC121733204 gene encoding uncharacterized protein LOC121733204 isoform X2 — translated: MASRRPYSRVFAGESEWSGATGGPPAEVVLRLHPSTPPSVGHSNHSNLSVADAETKLTMCPPLDVLLRLRSTPNTTIISNMTLPFDGSGVVVRAEEALIVSFVLLLWVAAIVLFFNRWGKIRCVYKLMLEPYQPKFQQQHRQSCAITDNAVSVASHHRASLSRGCVSYDCGVSFPAYQPCGYLSHRPRQNSVFVGSMALIPESPPRRSRSAADLPALSTPSEHGPHTSRSSRAASLHSAVALGVCPSPRQSRAASLHSSVDTPPTSVQVHVRGSMTNVNRPKSPRRLTITNV